The genomic segment AAGCCCGCCGCAGTTGGATGCCACTCACCGAGTCGAGGTATATTAACGACATAGTCTATTAGAAGATCGTTGCGCACAAACTGTTCAACATGTGACAACTCAACCAGCTTGCGCGAAACCACACCAGCGTTAAAGGGTTCAAACTGCCGGCGGACGGCATGAATGACTTGCTCGCTGATCACATCTACCGCTTCGATATTAGCGTGTCCGCGTAATTTTCCGGCCAACCATTCTGTAGATTGTTGCGGCGTAGGCACTACCTTTCTCCAACTAAAATTGTTGCCATATCGTCTGGAAAGCGGCGTTGACCGCCAGTAATTGTATCAGTTAAGTGGCGTGCTTCTAGGTCCTCCGTATGCAGACGAAATTGTTCTAGGATTTGGCACTCATCCTCCGACAACAAGTCGCGGTTAGCATCAAGAATTGCTAGTGCTTTGCGATTGTTCGGGATGATATTCGTCCTCATTCGAACCAACCATTTAGACGCCAACTCAAGATCAGCAAGCCCTCCAATAGCTTTGTGCGGGCCACAATCTTCGAATATCGCGTGGTTTTCGGCGAGCAATGGCGTTATGAAAGCTCGCGCTTCTTGTCTAGACGCGCATCTGACCACACCAAAAATAGCTTTCAGCTTTTCGGTGTGCTCATATTTCCATTGTACAATTAATGCATCGGGAAAGTCGGCGGGCGCCTGATCGATCATCGTATGACACGCGGTACAAAGCATGACTAGATTCTCAAAAGCGCCTTTCTCCGCCGCCGACTTTGACGCATCTGCGCGCGGCCCTCGATTTGCCGCTGCGATGATATGAGCCATTTCGGCAATATGGACGGTTTTTGAGCCCGTATCTCTGAATAACTCAGTGGTGCACCCAGGATTTTGGCAATAGCCACCTGACGCTGCCCAAAGCCGTTTTTTGGTGATGTCGTTTGGCGACGCCTGCCCCCTAGAACATCGCATCTACTAGACCGCCTTTTAGACAAAGTTATTTTATGAAGAAGTTATTGCAACTCGATGCCCTTGGAAAGGCGGCCCTAGTATTTGTGATCACAAGCGCGATCACAGCAGCAAATCATCCAATGATGACCAGCTATATAATGATGTTATTCGGTCAGCAGTCCCCGTTAAAGCACTTTCCCTGGATTCAAAATCCCCTTCGGGTCCAGCGCCTTCTTCAATGTGCGCATCACTTCCAGCGCCACCGGGTCCTTCACCGTCGGCAAGAGATCCCGCTTCAGGGTGCCGATGCCGTGTTCAGCCGAGATCGAGCCATTCAGCCGCGTGACGATGCCGTGCACCACGGCGTTCATCTCATACCAGCGATCGAGATAGGCTTGTTTGTCCATGCCGACCGGCTGCGTCACATTGTAATGAATGTTGCCGTCGCCGAGATGGCCGAAGGGCACCGGGCGGGCGCCGGGTAGGAAGGCTTCGACGGCGGGGCCGGCCTCGTCGAGGAATTGCGGCACTTTCGCCACCGGCACGGAGACATCGTGCTTGATCGAGCCGCCTTCAAACTTCTGCAGTTCCGAGAGCAGCTCGCGCAGTTTCCAGAAATCGGCGCGTTGATCGAGCGACGTGGCGACCACCGCGTCTTCGATGAGCTCTTGCTCCATGCCCTGTTCGAGCACGTTCATCAGCGCGCCTTCGCCGCCCTCGATCTGGGAGCCGAGTTCGATCAGCACATACCAATTGTGTTTGCCGGCCAGCGGATCGCGCGTGCCTTCGCCGTGATTGACGACGATGTCGAGGCAGAAGCGCGACATCAACTCGAACGTCTTGACGTCGGCACCGGCGAGCGACTGGGCGAGATTGAGCAATTTAAGCGCCTCGTGCGGTGAGTTCAGCCCGACGAAGGCCGTGTGCATCTCGCGCGGACGCGGATAAAGTTTGACGACGGCGGCGGTGATGATGCCGAGCGTGCCTTCCGATCCCATGAACAGATGTTTGAGGTCGTAGCCGGTGTTGTCCTTCTTCAGCTTCGACAGGTTCGACAACACACGACCATCGGCGAGCACGACTTCAAGACCGGTGACGAGATCGCGCGCATTGCCATAGGCCAGCACCGCCGTGCCGCCGGCGTTGGTGGAAAGATTGCCGCCGATGGTGCAGGAGCCTTCCGCCGCCAGGGACAGGGGAAACAATGCGCCGGCCTTCTCGGCCGCCTCCTGCACGGCGAGCAGGGTGAGCCCGGCCTCGACCGTCATGGTCATCGAGGCCGGATCGGTCTCGCGCACCTTGTCCATGCGCTTCAACGACAGGACGATTTCGTCGCTGCGGCCATCCTGGCCTGGAATCTGGCCACCGACGAGGCCGGTATTACCGCCCTGGGGCACCACCGGCGTGTTGGTCTCGGTGCAGAGTTTCATGATCGCCGCCACCTCGGCGGTCGAGCCCGGCCGCACGACGCAGCGCGCTTTGCCATGAAACAGCTCGCGTGGTTCGGCCAGATAGGCCGCCATGTCGCCCGCCTCGCGCAGGACGTTGCGCTCACCGACAATGGCAGCCAGGCGGGAGAAGAGCGTGTCGGCGGCAACGTCGAGGGCGGTCATGGGATTCGATCCTTAAGCCGGGCGGTCTGCCGGCGAGCCCGCCTTTTCTCACTCCGCCGTCCTTGCCGCAATATGGCGACAGTGACAGACCCTGCGCATTCGCCCGCGCTTTGCGTATTGACGCGGGGGCCCCCGCGTGGTGTTTCGCGCGCTCATCTGGCCCAACAGCCACATTTTCCCGGATTTCATGACCGTCGCCGCCAAAACGTTCCAGATTGCCCATGACCCGCAGGTGCCGCCCGCCGGGCTGCAGGGGGCGGTCTATGCCCTGGGCAATTTCGATGGCGTCCATCGCGGCCATAAAGCGGTGATCGGCGAGGCCATGGCGCTCGCCCGGCAGCTCGGCAAACCCTGCGCGGTTTTGACGTTTGAGCCGCATCCGGCCGATTTCCTCGCCGGCAAACGGGTGGTGGAGCGGATCACCCCGCCGCAAGCCCAGGCCCGCGCCCTGGAACGGCTCGGCATCGATGGCGTCGTCGTCCTCAATTTCAACGCCGACATCGCCAAACTCGATGCGGAAACCTTTGTCGCCGACATCCTGATCAAGCGGCTCGGCGCCACCGGCATTGTTGCCGGCTATGACTATCATTTCGGCAAGGGCCGCCAGGGCACGCCCGAGGCGCTGAAGACCATTGGCGAAAACCATGGCCTCTCCGTTCATATCGTCGCGAAAGTGGCGGCGGATGCCAATGGTTCGCTCGACGCGGTGCATTCCAGCGCCGTGCGCAAGGCGCTGGCTGAGGGCGAGATGACGCTCGCCGGCCGGCTGCTCGGCCATGATTTCTTCGTCGTCGGCGAGGTCATCCATGGCCAGGCGCTCGGCCGGACGCTAGGTTTTCCGACCGCCAATCTCGAACTCGATCCCTCGATGCATGTGGCGCAGGGCATTTACGCGGTGCGTTTCACGGTGGATGGGCGCACCTATAATGGTGTCGCCAGCTATGGCCGGCGGCCGACGCTCGACAATGGCGCGCCGCTGCTGGAAGTCTTCGTGTTCGATTTCTCCGGCGATCTCTATGGCAAGACGGTCGAGGTCACCTTCGTCGCCTGGCTGCGGCCGGAGCTGAAATTCGACGGGCTCGACCCGTTGATGGTGCAGATGCGGGACGACGAGGCCAAGGCGCGGGCGATTCTGCAGCGCTAAGCAACTGAATTCTAGGCATCATCTCCGACAGCCGCGCAGCGGCTGAGCGAGGAAGCCAGGGGCAAGTGGTCGAGAACTGGTCGAGACTGGCGACGCGCGGTCATCCTGCAATGTTTGACCGCTGGCCCTGGTACCCGGATCACGCTTCGCGTGTCGGCGATGACACGGAGTTCCTTGCGTCGCCGGGAAGCGATGCTAAAACGCCTGCCATGTGTTTCCATAAGCGTTTCCACTGCTTCATATCGCGAATTACCGGCCCGGCACGCCGCTGAGCGGGCCGGGCATGAGCGCCGGATATCCGGCCGCTTTCCTCTCATTTGCCTTCGATTTCACGCGCCCCAGGGCGCCGCCGCCTGAATTGGCTCTGAAACCATGAACGATACGTCCGAAAAAGGCCCCGACTACTCTAAAACCCTGTTCCTGCCGCAGACGGATTTTCCGATGCGCGCCGGCCTGCCGCAGAAGGAACCGGAACTCCTCGCCCGCTGGGCGAAGATCGACCTCTACCGCAAGCTGCGCGAGGCCGGCCGCGGGCGGCCGAAATTCGTGCTGCACGACGGCCCTCCCTACGCCAACGGCAACATCCATATCGGCCACGCGCTCAACAAAATCCTCAAGGACATGGTGACGCGCAGCCAGCAGATGCTCGGCAAGGACTCCAATTACGTGCCGGGCTGGGACTGCCACGGCCTGCCGATCGAATGGAAGATCGAGGAAGACAACTATCGCGCCAAGGGCAAGCAGAAGCCTGATTGGTCGGATCCGGCGGCGATGATCGCCTTCCGCAAGGAATGCCGCGCCTATGCCGAGCGTTGGCTGTCGATCCAGCGCGATGAATTCAAGCGCCTCGGCGTCGAGGGCGACTGGGACCATCCCTATTCGACCATGAGCTTCCCGGCCGAAGCGCAGATCGCCCGCGAGATCATGAAATTCGCCGCCAACGGCCTGCTCTATCGCGGCTCCAAACCGGTGATGTGGAGCGTCGTCGAACAGACGGCGCTGGCGGAAGCGGAAATCGAATACGAGGACTATACGTCCGACACGGTCTATGTGGCGTTTCCGGTCAAGCATCTCGCCAAGGGTGTCGGCGAAGCGGCCAAGCGGGCGATGCGCGATTCCGGCGAGAGCGATGAAGACATCGCCGGCGTCGATGCGATCACCGAGGAATTGCAGGCCGCCAAGGTCGTCATCTGGACGACGACGCCCTGGACCTTGCCGGGCAACCGCGCCATCGCCTTCTCGCGCAAGATCGAATACGGCCTCTACCGCGTGGTCGAAGCGCCAGACGACAATTGGGCCAAGACCGGCGACAGCTATGTGCTTGCCGATCGACTGGCTTCGGCCGTCTTCCAATCGGCGCGCGTGGAGAAATTCGAACGCGTGCGCGACGTCGATCCGGCCGACATCGCGTCTTGCAGCCATGCGCTGGCCAATCTTCCCGGCTACGGCTTCGATGTGCCGCTGCTGGAAGGCGATCACGTCACCGACGACACCGGCACGGGCTTCGTTCACACGGCCCCTGGCCATGGCCGCGAGGACTTTGATCTGTGGACCTCGAGCGGGCGCCAGCTCGCCGAGCGCGGCATCGACACGCGCATCCCCTACACGGTCGGCCCCGACGGCTTCTACACCAAGGAAGCGCCGGGCTTCGCCGGCAAGCGCGTCATCGACGACAAGGGCAAGAAGGGCGACGCCAATGACGCGGTGATCGCGGCGCTCCTGGCCGCCGGCCATCTTGTGGCGCGTGGCAAGCTGAAGCATCAATATCCGCATTCCTGGCGCTCGAAGAAGCCGGTGATCTTCCGCAATACGCCGCAATGGTTCATCGCCATGGACAAGCCCTTTGCGAGCACAGAGCCGAGCAATGGCGCGACTTTGCGCGACATCGCTCTGCAAGCGATCCAAGAGACGCGCTGGGTGCCGGCGGCGGGCGAGAACCGCATCAATGGCATGATCGCCAACCGGCCCGATTGGGTGGTGTCGCGACAGCGCGCCTGGGGCGTGCCGATCGCCGTCTTCGTCAAGAAGGGCACGCACGAGCCGCTCGTCGACGAGAAGGTGAACAAACGCATCGCCGATGCTTTCGAGAAAGAAGGCGCCGATGCGTGGTTCGCCGTCGACGCCAAGGCGCGCTTCCTCGGCAGCGATTATGACGCCAACGACTACGACAAGATCGACGACGTGCTCGATGTCTGGTTCGATTCCGGTTCGACCCATGCCTTCACTTTGGAAGACCCGGTGCATTTCCCCGGCCTCGCCGGCATCAAGCGCGTGCGCGACGGCGGCCCCGACGAGGTGATGTATCTGGAAGGCTCGGACCAGCATCGCGGCTGGTTCCACTCGTCGCTGCTCGAGAGCTGCGGCACGCGTGGACATGCGCCCTATGACGTGGTGCTGACGCACGGCTTCGTGCTCGACGAGAACGGCCGCAAGATGTCGAAGTCGCTCGGCAATGTGGTGGCGCCGCAGACGGTGATCAAGGATTCGGGCGCCGACATCCTGCGCCTGTGGGTGGCGGCTTCCGACTATTCGGACGATCTGCGCATCGGCAAGAATATCCTGACCACCTTCGTCGAGACCTATCGCAAGCTGCGCAACACCATCCGCTGGATGCTGGGCTCGCTGGCGCCGTTCAGCGAGGCGGACCGGATCAAGCCGGCGGATATGCCCGAGCTTGAACGGCTGATGCTGCATCGCCTCGCCGAACTCGATGGCGAAGTGCGCGACGCTTACGAGAAGTTCGACTACAAGAAGGTGATCGCGGCGCTGTCAGCCTTCATGACCAGCGATCTCTCGGCCTTCTATTTCGACATTCGCAAGGACGCGCTCTATTGCGATCCGCTGTCGAGCCGCACCCGCAAGGCGGCGCTGACGGCGATCGATGAGATCTTCAAGCGGGTCACCATCTGGCTGGCGCCGATCCTGGCCTTCACCTGCGAGGAAACCTGGCTGGCGCGCTATCCCTCCGAGGACGGCTCGGTGCATCTGCAGACCTTCCCGGAAACCCCGGCGGCCTGGCGCGACGAGGCCCTGGCACAGAAATGGCGCACCATCCGCGCCGTGCGCCGGGTCGTCACCGGCGCACTCGAAATCGAGCGGGCGCAGAAGCGAATCGGTTCGTCGCTGGAAGCCTGTCCGGTGGTCTACATCGCCGATCAGGCGGTCTATGACGCGGTGATGAGCGTCGATTTCGCCGAAGTCTGCATCACCTCCGGCATTGTGGTGAAGCAGGGCGAAGGACCGGACGAGGCCTTCCGCGCCGACGACGCGGGCATCGCCGTGACCTCAGGCCCGGCCTCCGGCATCAAATGCGCCCGCTCGTGGAAATATTTCGACCCGGCGACCGCTGCGGCCGATTATCCCGGCGTGACGCCGCGCGACGCCCAGGCGCTGCGCGAATTGAAGGCCGCCGGGCGCTTGCCGGGGCCGGGGAACGCGGCGTGACGCCGCGTTTCATCGGACTGATCGCCATCTTCGTGGCTCTGGTCATCGACCAGGGCCACAAGCACTGGATGATCTATTCCTACGATATCAATGCCTTGCAGCCGGTGCCCGTGGGCCCTTGGCTGGATCTCGTGCTGGTCTGGAACAAGGGCATTTCCTATTCCTGGCTGCAGGTGCATCCGCTGATTCTCTTGGCGCTGATGGCCACCGCGGTTTTGTTTCTCGCCATCTGGATGTGGCGGGCGGGAAGCTGGATGACCTGCCTCGGCCTCGGCCTGATCATCGGCGGGGCGCTGGGCAATGCCTATGACCGCTGGCAATATGGCGCAGTCGCGGACTTCTTTTATTTCCATATAGATACAGAGCGTTATGGACGCCTGTCGTGGTATGTTTTCAACCTTGCGGACGTCGCCATCGTTGCCGGTGTGGCGCTTTTGCTGTATGAAACCCTCTTTGCAGGAGAGAGCCGGCAAGACCGCGCGGATGGCGCGACCGGCTGATCGGAGCTGGTGCGCCACCAAATCGCCCTCAATGGCGGGCAGGTACGTTGGCTCCATTTGCGCGAGTGAGGATGAGTATGACCCTTCGCATGCCGGCCATTGGCCGCACGATCACGCTGGCGGCTGCCGCCGCCTTGACCGGAGGCTTTCTGGCGGTGACGCCAGCGAGCGCACTCGACGACGGCGACCAGGGTTTTTTTGAGACATTGAAAGGCCTCGCCGGTTCTGCGATCGGTTTCGGCCTCGGCTCGAGCGACGAGGACGAGAAGCCGCGCATTCAATATCGCGAGCGCCCGCCCTTGGTCCTGCCGCGCGATAAGGCCGCTTTGCCCGCGCCCGCAGCCAGCGCTGCCGCGCGCAATCCCAACTGGCCGCAGGATTTTGACGAAACCCGCCGCCAGAGGGCCAATGCCGCCAAAAATCGCAATCGGGAAACCGATTCGATGGGCACCAACCGCATGAGCAACGAGGAGCTGTCGCGTGGCCGCACCGCCGGCACATCGGCCCGTGACGTGCGTGACGAGCAATGCGGCGCTGGCGGCACCAATAGCTACGGCGAAATCTGCAACCAGGCCCGCTACTGGTCGGTGATGAAGAACACGCGCAAGGTCGACGATTCGAAAATCGAATTGCAGGCTGGCGCCGAGCCGAACCGCAAGGCCCTGACCGATCCGCCGACGGGCCTGCGCCGCGCCACCAACACGGTCAAGGCCACAACCGAAGCACCGCGCGAGGAAGTGCCGCTTCTGGATGCCGCCGGCCAGGCCCGCGAGGAAGCCCGCATTCGCCGCGAGCGCGCCGAGAACAATTAATTCTTTTCGATTTTCAGGATCCCCGGCAAATGGCGTTTCGCAAGAAGCGCCATTTGCTTTTTGACTTGATCAAACGCCGCAAAGACGCGTCAAATCCAAGCTGCTGTCAAAATGGCGTTTCCGTCGAAACGCCATTTGCTCCAGGTAACCCTACAAACAAGCTAGGCAGTTCCGCGTCGCGCGGGGCATGACGAAGTGCATCCGAGCACCTATATTGGGTCTTTCCGAACCGCCGCTCCCCACACGGGCAAGCGGCGGAGCGACATGCGGAAGGAACGCAATTGACAGCTCAAGCCAAGGGACTAACGGCAGGCCACAGCACGACCGCCGCCCTCACGCCTCATGCGCCGGCCCCCGACGCAAAAAGCGCCGGCCCCAATATCGGTCACTTCCACCTCGCCAATGGCTTGGAAGTGGTGGTCATTCCCGATCATCGGGCGCCTGTCGTCACCCATATGGTGTGGTATCGCAATGGCTCGGCCGATGATCCGGTTGGCAAGTCGGGCATAGCGCACTTTCTTGAACATCTAATGTTCAAAGGCACGACCCGGCATCCGAAGGGCGAATTTTCCGAAATCGTCGCCGAACTCGGCGGCCAGGAAAACGCCTTCACCTCCATCGACTACACCGCCTATTATCAGCGCGTGCCGAAAGAGCATCTGCCCGTGGTCATGGACTTCGAGGCGGACCGGATGACCAATCTGGTGCTCACCGACGATGTCGTGTCGCCGGAGCGCGACGTGGTGTTGGAAGAGCGCCGCATGCGCACCGACAGCGACCCCTCGGCACAGCTCGGCGAAGCGGTGCAGGCCGCCCTCTACACCCATCATCCCTATGGCAAGCCGATCATCGGCTGGGAGCATGAGATCGAAGGGCTCGATCGCACCGATGCGCTGACCTATTACAAGCGCTTCTACACGCCGGAAAACGCCGTGCTCGTCGTCGCCGGCGACGTCACCAGCGACGAAGTGCGCACGCTCGCCGAAAGCACCTATGGCAAGATCCAGGCGCATGGCGAAGCGCCGCGCCGCACGCGCACGAAGGAGCCGCCGCCGCGCGCCCATCGTCTCGTCCAGCTCTCCGATGAAAAGGTCGAGCAGCCGAGCGAGCAGCGCGTCTATCTGGTGCCGTCCTACACCACCGCCGCACCCGGCGAAGCCGAAGCGCTTGAGCTCGCCTCGCATCTGCTGGGTGGCGGGCCGACGAGCCTGCTCTACCACACGCTCGTCGTCGACAAGAAGATCGCGGTTGCCGCCGGCACCTATTACATGGGTACCTCGCTCGACGACACGCGCTTCTATGCCTATGCGGTGCCGGCCCCTGATGTCTCGCTCGAAGAGCTCGACGCGGAAGTGGGCGCTGTCATCAACGCCATGGCCAAGACAGCGGTGCCGGAAGCCGATCTCGCCCGTGCCAAGACGCGGCTGATCGCCGATGCCGTCTATGCGCAGGACAGCCAGACGTCGCTGGCGCGCTGGTATGGCGCGGCGCTGACGACAGGCCATACGGTCAAGGACGTGAAGGAGTGGCCGAATCGCATCGACACCGTCAGCGCCGAACAGGTGCGCGCAGCGGTGGCGAAGTGGCTGACGCCCAATCGCGCCGTCACCGGCTTCCTGCGGATGAAGGAAGAGAGCGAGGCGCAGGCGGCTTAGCCGCCCGCAGCTTCCCCGTGTGAGCGCTGCCGCCTGCTGCATTCAGCGCGGGCGGCCTATCTGTTTCGAGTTGGATTGATCATGAACGCAGCAGCAGAGATCCGCAGCAAGAGCCGCGCCGAAACCGTCCAGAAGATCGTCACGCCCCGTGGCATCGAAGTCTGGCTGGTGGAGGACTATGCGGTGCCCCTCGTAGCCGTCGACTTCGCCTTCAAGGGCGGATCGACGCAGGATCCCGCCGGCCTGTCCGGCACGGCCACGGTGCTCGCCGGCTTGCTCGACGAAGGCGCCGGAGCGCTGGATGCCGACGCTTTCCACCGGGCGCTGGACGACAAGGCGATCGAACTGTCGTTTCACACGGGCCAGGATAATTTCCACGGCGAGTTGAAAACCCTATCGCGCAACATCGACGCGGCGTTCGAGATGCTACGCCTGGCCATCAACGAGCCGCGCTTCGACGATGACGCGATCGAGCGGATCCGCAGCCAGCTCATCGCCGGCCTGCGCCACGAGATGAACGATCCGAACGCGGTTTCCAGCAAGGCCTGGCGGGAAGCCGCCTTCCCCAACCACCCCTATGGCCTGCCAAGCGGCGGTAGCATGGAGACCGTGCCGCTGATCGGCCGCAACGAGATCGCCACGCTGCGCCAGCGGATTTTCGCCACCAGCACGCTCAAGATCGCCGTCGTCGGCGCCATTTCCGCCGACCATCTGGCGAAGCTCATCGACCGTGTTTTCGGCGACCTGCCCGCGACGCCCTCACTCACCACCATTGCCGACATCACGCCGCAAGGTTCGGGCACGCGCAAGGTGATCGAGATCGACGTGCCGCAATCGACGCTGCGCTTCAGCCTGCCGGGCATCGCCCGTCATGACGACGATTTCATTCCCGGCGCCGTGGTCAATCACATCCTGGGCGGCGGCGTTTTCTCCGCCCGCCTGTTCAAGGAAGTGCGCGAAAAGCGCGGCCTTGCTTACTCCGTGTGGACGCAATTGCACGCCAGCGATCATACGGCGCTGTTTTCGGGCGGCACCTCGACCAAGAACGAGCGCGCCGCCGAATCCCTGACGGTGATCGAAGAAGAGATCAACAAGCTCGCCGAGACCGGGCCGACCGCCGAGGAACTGGAGAAAGCGCAGAAGTATATGATCGGCTCCTATGCGCTGCGCTTCGACACATCGACGAAGATCGCCGCCAATCTGGTGTCGCTGCAGACCGACGGCTATCCGGTCGATTATCTCGATCGCCGCAACGGCCTGATCGCCGCCGTCACGCTGGAAGACACCCGCCGGGTGGCCAAGCGCCTGTTCGATCACAAGCGGTTGCTGGTGGCCGTGGCGGGCAAGCCCGAGGGGCTCTGACGCGTTTTGCCGTAACCTCCGTGTTATCCCGGACACGCGAAGCGTGATCCGGGAACCAGAGGCAAACGATAGAACGTTGCATCTAACCGCGCCTTACCGATCCTGACTGGCATCCGACCACGCGCCCCTGGTTCCCGGATCGCCTGCGCGCCCGGGATAACACGGGGAACTGCCAGACTGGACAGCACGGGCTTTCCGGGTGAACCTGTCGATACAGAGCGCGCCGGAACGCGTTCGCTCGACAGGGAGGGACGCCCATGAGGCTCGCTATTTCGAGGCTCGCATTTTCTGCGCTCGCAGCAGGAGTCGCGCTGACAGGACTGGCGCTGGCAAGCTTACCCGTACAAGCGCAGGAAACGGTGAAGATCGGCATCCTGCAAAGCTTTTCCGGCATCACCTCGCTTGGCGGGCAACAGGCCGATGGCGCCGTCAAACTGTTCATGAAGAAATATGGCGAGACCGCCGGCGGCAAGAAGATCGAACTGATCCGCCGCGACACCACCGGGCCCAATCCGGAGGTCGCCAAACGCCTTGTGCAGGAAGTGGTCACGCGCGAGCGGGTCAATCTGTTGATCGGCCCGGACTATACGCCCAACACATTGGCCGCGGCGCCGATCCTGATGGAAGCCAAGGTGCCGTCGTTTGTCACCGGCGCTGCGACCACCGGCATTGTCGGCGAGAAATCGAAATATTCGACGCGCACCTTCTTCGCCGTGCCGCAATTGTGCCGGCCGCTGGCGGCCTATGCGGTGAAGAACGGTTGGAAGCGCGTCTTCGTCGCGGTGGCCGATTTCGCGCCGGGGCATGATTGCGAGAAATATTTCCTGGAAGCGCTGAAAGACGCCAATGGCGAATTGGCCGGCAATCTGCGCATCCCCGTCTCGAACCCGGAATTCTCCGGCTATATGCAGCGCATCCGCGACGCCAAGGCCGATGCCGTATTCATCTTCATGCCGATCGGCGAATTGAGCATCGGCATCCTGCGCGCCATCAATGATTCCGGCCTCAAAAGCACCGGCATCAAGATCATGGGCACCGGCGACATCACCGACGAGACCTATATCGACGCGGTGGGTGACGCGGCCATCGGCACCATCACGACAGGCATCTATTCGACCCAGCACGACTCGCCGCTGAACAAGGAATTCGTCAAGGAATGGGCGGAGCTGAACGGCAAGCAGCGCATCGGCTGGGGCGCGCTCGCCACCTATGATTCCATGCGCCTGATCTATGACGGCTTGAACGCCCAAGCCGGCGGCAAGTTCGATCCCGATAAATTCATCGGCTTCGTCCATGGCCGCAGTTTCGAAAGCCCACGCGGCCCCGTCACCATCGACAAGGGCAACGGCGACATCATCCAGAACGTCTATATCCGCCGCGTCGACAAGGTGGACGGCGTGCTGCAGAACGTCGAAATCGAGAGCTTCAGCAACGTTGGCTTCAAATAGGCGCAGTCGCTGGGGAACCGCTTATGTCGGCTGTTCTGACGGTGCTCTTCAACGGCATCGCCTATGGCTTCCTGTTGTTCATCATGTCGGTCGGGCTTTCCGTCACGCTCGGCATGATGAACTTCGTCAATCTGGCGCAGGCGAGCTTCTCGATGTTCGGCGGCTATGTGATGGTCATGGCCATGCAGAGCTTCGGCATCCCGTTTCTGCTGACCCTGCCGCTGGTCTTCGTCGTCATCGGCGTCTTTTCGGTGGTGATCGAACGGCTGGTCTTCCGGCATTTCTACAACACCGACGATCTGACTCAGGTGCTGTTGACCATCGGCCTGGTGTTCATGTCGATCGCCACCGCCACCTATTTATGGGGTGGCAGCTATCAACGCATCGACATGCCGCCGTGGCTCCTCGGCCAGCGCGAGATTTTCGGCCTGACGCTTGAAACCTATCGCATCTTCCTGATCGTCATCGGCCTCGCCATGGCGCTGGTGCTGATCCTGGGGCTCGAGCGCACGCGGCTTGGCGCCATGGTGCGGGCTTGCGTCGACAATCGGCGGGTCGCCGGCGCCTGCGGCCTCAACACCGACCTCATCTTCGCGCTCACCTTCGCCATCGGCGGCGGTCTGGCCGGGCTTGGGGGCGCGCTTTCGGCCAATCTGCTCGGCCTCGATCCGAATTTTCCGCTGCGCTATCTCGTCTATCTCCTGATCATCGTCTCGGTCGGCGGCATGGGCACGATCAGCGGCACGCTCCTGGCCGGCATCGCGCTTGGCGTCGCCGACGTGATGGGCAAATATTATTTCCCGCAGTTCGGCGGCTTCGTCATCTATGTGCTGACCGTGCTGTGCATGCTGTGGCG from the Beijerinckia sp. 28-YEA-48 genome contains:
- a CDS encoding FAD-binding oxidoreductase, which translates into the protein MTALDVAADTLFSRLAAIVGERNVLREAGDMAAYLAEPRELFHGKARCVVRPGSTAEVAAIMKLCTETNTPVVPQGGNTGLVGGQIPGQDGRSDEIVLSLKRMDKVRETDPASMTMTVEAGLTLLAVQEAAEKAGALFPLSLAAEGSCTIGGNLSTNAGGTAVLAYGNARDLVTGLEVVLADGRVLSNLSKLKKDNTGYDLKHLFMGSEGTLGIITAAVVKLYPRPREMHTAFVGLNSPHEALKLLNLAQSLAGADVKTFELMSRFCLDIVVNHGEGTRDPLAGKHNWYVLIELGSQIEGGEGALMNVLEQGMEQELIEDAVVATSLDQRADFWKLRELLSELQKFEGGSIKHDVSVPVAKVPQFLDEAGPAVEAFLPGARPVPFGHLGDGNIHYNVTQPVGMDKQAYLDRWYEMNAVVHGIVTRLNGSISAEHGIGTLKRDLLPTVKDPVALEVMRTLKKALDPKGILNPGKVL
- a CDS encoding bifunctional riboflavin kinase/FAD synthetase: MVFRALIWPNSHIFPDFMTVAAKTFQIAHDPQVPPAGLQGAVYALGNFDGVHRGHKAVIGEAMALARQLGKPCAVLTFEPHPADFLAGKRVVERITPPQAQARALERLGIDGVVVLNFNADIAKLDAETFVADILIKRLGATGIVAGYDYHFGKGRQGTPEALKTIGENHGLSVHIVAKVAADANGSLDAVHSSAVRKALAEGEMTLAGRLLGHDFFVVGEVIHGQALGRTLGFPTANLELDPSMHVAQGIYAVRFTVDGRTYNGVASYGRRPTLDNGAPLLEVFVFDFSGDLYGKTVEVTFVAWLRPELKFDGLDPLMVQMRDDEAKARAILQR
- the ileS gene encoding isoleucine--tRNA ligase — protein: MNDTSEKGPDYSKTLFLPQTDFPMRAGLPQKEPELLARWAKIDLYRKLREAGRGRPKFVLHDGPPYANGNIHIGHALNKILKDMVTRSQQMLGKDSNYVPGWDCHGLPIEWKIEEDNYRAKGKQKPDWSDPAAMIAFRKECRAYAERWLSIQRDEFKRLGVEGDWDHPYSTMSFPAEAQIAREIMKFAANGLLYRGSKPVMWSVVEQTALAEAEIEYEDYTSDTVYVAFPVKHLAKGVGEAAKRAMRDSGESDEDIAGVDAITEELQAAKVVIWTTTPWTLPGNRAIAFSRKIEYGLYRVVEAPDDNWAKTGDSYVLADRLASAVFQSARVEKFERVRDVDPADIASCSHALANLPGYGFDVPLLEGDHVTDDTGTGFVHTAPGHGREDFDLWTSSGRQLAERGIDTRIPYTVGPDGFYTKEAPGFAGKRVIDDKGKKGDANDAVIAALLAAGHLVARGKLKHQYPHSWRSKKPVIFRNTPQWFIAMDKPFASTEPSNGATLRDIALQAIQETRWVPAAGENRINGMIANRPDWVVSRQRAWGVPIAVFVKKGTHEPLVDEKVNKRIADAFEKEGADAWFAVDAKARFLGSDYDANDYDKIDDVLDVWFDSGSTHAFTLEDPVHFPGLAGIKRVRDGGPDEVMYLEGSDQHRGWFHSSLLESCGTRGHAPYDVVLTHGFVLDENGRKMSKSLGNVVAPQTVIKDSGADILRLWVAASDYSDDLRIGKNILTTFVETYRKLRNTIRWMLGSLAPFSEADRIKPADMPELERLMLHRLAELDGEVRDAYEKFDYKKVIAALSAFMTSDLSAFYFDIRKDALYCDPLSSRTRKAALTAIDEIFKRVTIWLAPILAFTCEETWLARYPSEDGSVHLQTFPETPAAWRDEALAQKWRTIRAVRRVVTGALEIERAQKRIGSSLEACPVVYIADQAVYDAVMSVDFAEVCITSGIVVKQGEGPDEAFRADDAGIAVTSGPASGIKCARSWKYFDPATAAADYPGVTPRDAQALRELKAAGRLPGPGNAA
- the lspA gene encoding signal peptidase II; this translates as MTPRFIGLIAIFVALVIDQGHKHWMIYSYDINALQPVPVGPWLDLVLVWNKGISYSWLQVHPLILLALMATAVLFLAIWMWRAGSWMTCLGLGLIIGGALGNAYDRWQYGAVADFFYFHIDTERYGRLSWYVFNLADVAIVAGVALLLYETLFAGESRQDRADGATG